A window of Candidatus Sulfotelmatobacter sp. genomic DNA:
AAGCTGCGATGGGTTTGCAGCATGCGCAGCGCGATCGCGCCGAACGCGACGCCGATCAGGATCAGCAGCGCGCCGGCCAGGTACTGCATGAAGTGGCGCACGCCGCCGCCGCCCGAAGGAGGCTGCGAACGCCGCCGCGGCCCGCCGGGGGGCGCCGGCGGCGGCGGATCGGCGATCAAGTACTTGCTCACCGCGCGGCGACCGCCGCCGGCACGAGCGTCCCGTAGAAGTCGAAGGCGGTGTTGCCGTCCAGGCGCACGTCGACGAAGGTCCCCGGCTCCGCCTCGCCGGCGAACGCGATCACGCCGTCGACCCCGGGCGCCTCGCCCATCGAACGGCCGACCAGCACCGACTGCGTGCGCAGCCCGACCGCCAGCGGATCGGTGCGGCGCAGCGTGCGCCGCTCTTCGACCAGCACCGGCACGACCTGACCCAGCCGCGCGGCGCGCGCGCGCTCCGAGGCGCGACGCTGCGCGTCACGCAGGCGCAGCAGCCGGCGCCGCTTCTCGCGCTCGGCGACCTGACCGCCGAGCTGCGCGCCCGGCGTTCCGTCCTCGCGTGAATACGTGAAGAACCCGACCCGGTCGAGCGCGGCGCGCTCGATCCACGACTCCAGCTCGGCGACGTGCTCCTCGGTCTCGCCGGGGAAGCCGACGATGAACGTCGAGCGCATCGTGATGCCGGGGACGCGCCGGCGGAAGTCCTCGACGATCTCGAGGTATCGCTCGCCGTTCGCGGGCCGCAGCATCCCGCGCAGCACGGCCGGGCTGACGTGCTGCAGCGGCATGTCCATGTAGGTGCAGACCTTCGGCAGCGACGCCATCGCGTCGATCAGCTCGCTGTCGACGGTCGCCGGGTAGAGGTACAGCAGGCGAATCCAGACCAGCCCGTCGATCTCGTGCAGCCGGTGCAGCAGGTGCGCCAAGCCGCCGCGGCGCCAGCCGCGGTCGCGGCCCCACATCGAGGTGTCCTGCGCGATGAGGATCAGCTCTTTGGTGCCGCTGGCCGCCAGCGCGCGCGCCTCGGCCAGGATCGACTCCTCGCTGCGCGAGCGGAAGCCGCCGCGCAGCTGCGGGATGATGCAGAACGTGCACGGGTGATCGCAGCCTTCGGCGATCTTCAGGTACGCGGTCGCCGAGGGCGTGGTGATCAGGCGCGGCAGAAAGTCGTGCTCGGGCTCGGCTTCGAAGCCCAGCCGCACCGGTTTGCGCCCGGCGCGCGCGTCGTCGAGCAGGTCGACGATCGAAGCGTACGCGCCGGTTCCGATGACGCCGTCGATCTCGGGGATCAGCGATTGCAGCTCGTCCCCGAAGCGCTGCGAGAGACAGCCGGCGACGATCAGCTGCTGCCCGGCGCGTTTGCGCTCGGCGTGCTCGAGGATCGTCTCGGTCGACTCGGCCTTGGCCGGGTCGATGAACGCGCAGGTGTTGATGACGACCGCGTCCGCCTCGTCGGCGTCGGGCACGAGCGACCACCCGGCGGCACCGAGCTTCGCGATCATCACCTCGGAATCGACGAGGTTCTTCGCGCAGCCCAGCGACACGAACGAAACGGTGGGGGTCTTCTCTGCGAGAGCGCTCACGCCGACAACAACTACCTGTAATTCACGAACTGCAGGGGCAGCTCGTAGTCCAGCCCCTTGAGGAGCTGAATCACCTTTTGCAGATCGTCCTTGGACTTGGCTGAGACCCGGATCTGCTCGTCCTGGTATTGCGCCTGGACTTTCAGCTTGGCGGCCTTGATGGCCTCGATCAGCGCTTTGGATTTGTCTTTCGGAATCCCGGCGCGCACGACAACTTTTTGCCGCAGTGCTCCGCCCGAGGCGTTCTCCGGCTCTTTCACCTCGAAGGCCTTCAGGTCGATCCCTCGCTTGACCGCCTTGGACTGGACGATGTCCCACACGTTCTTGAGCTTGAGCGCGTCGTCGGCGAGCAGCGTGATCGTTCCGTTCGCTTCTTCGATCGACGCGATCGAGTTCTTGAAATCGAAGCGGCCCGCGATCTCTTTGCGGGCCTGGTTGAGGGCGTTGTCGAGCTCTTGCTCATCGACGCGCGAAACGACGTCGAACGAGGAGTCGGAGGGCATAGCGGGTGGGTCCTCGGGGTCTTACAGGGTGTAGCGCTGTTCGACGACGTCGCCCGATTTGCCGAGCGGCGGGAGCGTCCGTCCGTCGACCACGAGCCGAACCCCGCCGGCGTTGCCGATCCGAACGTCGGCGACGTGGCCGGTGAACGACTTGGCGGTTCCGGCCGGTAACGTTCCTTCGACGACGGTCGTCCCGTCGACCGTGACCCGCACCCAGGAGGGCTCGGTCACGTGCAGCGCCAGCTGGTGCTTGGGCGCCGGCGTCGGGCTGACGGTCGGCGCCGGGCTGGGACTGGCCGACGAGGCCGCGTCGGGCGCCGTCCCGGCCTGGGACCCGCTCGCCGTCCCCTGCGGTTGCGGCGCGGCCGTGGCCTGGGCGACGTCGCTCGGACCGTTCTGGGTGTACGAGAAATATTCGAAGGCGACGAACCCGACCAGCAGCAGCGCGACCAGAATCCCGCCGATCGCCCACGGCGAGAGCCCGCTGCGCTCGCGCTCGGCGGTGACGACCGGCGCCGTCGCCGGGCGCTCGCTGGGCGCCGTCTCGTTGAACTCGGCGACGGCTGCCTCGGCGTCGAGACCGAGGAAGCGCGCGTAGGTGCGGATGAAGCCGCGCACGTAGACCGGGGCCCCGATCGCGGGCCAGTCTTCCGTCTCGATGGCGTGCAGATAGACCGAACGGATGTGGATCTGTTCGGCGACGTCCGAGAGGCTGAGCCCGCGCGCTTCCCGCGCGCTTCGGAATCTCTCCCCGAGCGCAGGCATGACCGCACCTTTGCGGGCGCACCCCGTTCTCCTGGTCGCGTGTTACAGTCGTGGAGACGATGACGGAGCGCGTGCGCGTCGTCGCCGCGATGAGCGGCGGCGTCGATTCGGCGGTGGCGGCCGGCCTCTTGGTGGAGGCCGGCTTCGACGTGCTCGGCGTCACCATGAAGATGTACGCGCCGACGAAGCCCGCGCACGCGAAGTCGTGCTGCGGCGCCGACGACTTCGACGACGCCCGGCGCAGCGCGGCGGCGCTGGGGATTCCGCACTACGTGCTCGACTTCGAGGAAGCGTTCCGGCGCGGCGTCGTCGAGCGCTTCGCGCGCGACTACGCCGCCGGCCGCACGCCTAACCCGTGCGTCTCCTGCAACAACGAGGTCAAGCTGGGCACGCTGCGCGCCTACGCCGACCGGCTGGGCGCGCGCTACGTCGCCACCGGCCACTACGCGCGGCTCGAGCACGGCACCGACGGCCCCCACTTGTATCGCAGCGCGTCGGCCAAGGACCAGGCCTACGCGCTGGCGCAGCTGACGCCGGCCCAGCTGGGCAGCCTTCTCCTTCCGCTCGGCGAGGCGACCAAGGAACAGACGCGCGCGCATGCCGCCCGCCTCGGACTGCCGGTGGCCGAAAAGACCGAGTCGCAGGACATCTGCTTCGTCGAGGGCGGCGACTACCGCGACGTGCTGGCGCGATTGGCGCCGCAGACCGCGCGGCCGGGCGTCGTGGTCACCAGCGACGGCGCGGTGGTCGGCGCGCACGCCGGGATCGGCGGCTACACGGTCGGCCAGCGACGCGGCTTGCCGGCCGGCGAGGGGCCGCGTTACGTGACGCGCGTCGACGCCGCGACGAACACGATCGTCATCGGGCGTGAAGACGAGCTGGGCGTCGACGGTCTGATCGCCGACGAGCTCAACCTGATCCGCCCCGAACGTTTCGCCGGCGGCGCCGCCGACGTGCTGGCGATGACGCGGTATCGCGCTCGTCCGGCCGCGGCGCGCGCGACCGTCGCCGGCGACGGCACGCTGCGGCTCGCGTTCTTGGAACCGCAGCGCGCGGTCAGCCCGGGCCAGCTGGTCGCGCTGCTCGATCTCGGCGGCGACGAAGTGCTCGGCGCGGCGACGATCCGCTCCACCACCTGAGCCGCGTCGCAACAAAAAGAAAGAACCCCCGCCGGAGCGGGGGTTCTTCGTTACACCCGGTGGTGTTAGTGGATGGCGGGGAGGCTGCTGAGGTGCACCGCGTGGAGCCGTGCCGGCTTGCGGAGCTTCTGCACCGCACCCGTGTACGGGCCGGCCACGCCGTATTGGTAGTACACCGGCACGCCGATCGAGATGTCGGCTTGACCGTTGGCGCCCGTGATCGTCGGGGCTTGCTTCCCGTACTGCTGCGAAGCTTCGTAGAGCGGGAAGTCGAGCCCGATGACCTGGACGCTGTAGATGTCGCCCGGGGTCGCCGTGCCGCCGTTCGCGGTCGTATTGGCCGTCGCGGTGCAGAGCGTCGGTGACGCTTGCAGCGTGTGCGAGGTGCCGTAGTTGATGTTCGGCCCCAAGGTGTCGCCGAGCGCTCCCGTCGACCCTCCTTCGATCACGACCGTGTACGACACGTACGGCGCGATCGCGCCGCTGAGGCTCGGTCCGAGCGTCCCTTGGCAGTTCGCGTTCGAACTGGCGGTCGGGGTCGGGCCGACGTCGCTGATGTTGACGATGGCCTCGGTCACGCCGGCTGGCAGCGTATACGGGGTCGTCGTTCCGGCGACCACGACCTCGGTCGCGCCGCCGTTTCCGTCTTCGAGCAACGCCGCGGGCGGCATTGCCGGAAGCAGAGCGGAGGACGCGATGTTCGCGGTCCTCGTAAGCGTCGCGTACGAGGAAGAACCGCTCGAGCTCTGGCCGGTCGGAACGGTCAGGTTGAGCGTGTACGTCCCGACCGGTTGCGTGACGTTCTCGAAGACGGTCATGCCTTCGATCGCGCCGTTGACCGCACCGAGGTCCGTCGTACCGTCACGATCGCCCATGTCATTGGGCCCCGGATAGGCCGGCGGGCCTCCCCACTCGACCGACGGACCCGCGGCAAGCGTGCCGTCGTCGTAGAGCGGCAACGGGTACGGTGAGTAGCTGAACGCCGTCCCGTTGCTCTGCGAGTTCGCCGGCATGAGGCCCATGCCGAACACGCCGCCCGACTGCCCGAACGTGGTCGTATTCGGAAGGACCGTGCCGCCGTTCACCGTGCACGGCGTGGTGGAATCGCAGATCAGCGAGGTCGGACGAACGCTTTGCGGCGTTCCTTCGATCTCGCCGGTGCCGCTGGTCGACGACGCGAGAATCTCCGAGCCGCTCGGGCCGCTCGGAGTGGTCGCACCGGCGCTTGCGGCGTTCGGTGTCGGCGGGAAGGTCGGCGTGTAGCCGTTCGCCCCGAGGGTCGGGCACGTTCCACCAAACGCGGTGGTGAAGTCCGGTTGTCCCGCGGCGTTCCCAGGTCCGCCACCGGCGCAGCCTTGCAACGGTGCCGCCCCGGAGATCGAGAACGGGCCGGTGATCTGCGGCGTGCTCACCAGCACGGCGCTCAAGCCGTTGCTCTGGCGATACGTCGCGATGACCTGCAAGCCGCTCGCCTGACCGTAAATGTTCGCGGTTCCGACGGCGAATTGCAGCGTCCCGTAGTTCGGAGACACTGGATTCACGCTGTGCGTGGCCGGCGGCCCCTGCGCGCCCTGGCCGCAAGCGGCCAGGGCGAGCGCGGCGGCGCCGCTGAGGAACAGGAGATATGGATTTACTCTAGCGTTCATCCAGCTAGAACTTTCTCTGTACGTAGAAATTGAAGTTGATCCCGGCGTTGTACGGGAGCAGGAACGCGCCGTTCGGCCCGCCGTTGTAGTAGCCTTCGTCGCGCACGCCGGCCTCGTAGTACGAGTAGAACGGGCTCGCCGGATTGGAGTCCGTGATGTTCTGCCCCGTCTGCGGACCGGCCACGCCCGTCGCGACCGCCTGATACTTCGGGTTGTCGTACGGGATGCCGTAGTGATTGTTGGTGACGTTGGCGATGTAGACGCCGATCGTCGTGCGCTGATCCTGGCCCATGTTGTACTCGAGGTCGAGGTTCAGCGTGTCGGTCGGGTTCGAGAGCGCACCGCCCGGCAGCGGCGCACCGTTGTAGCCGCGCGTCGCGGCGATGTTCGGGTGCAGGTACGAGCCCGGATTCGACGGGTCGACGTACGAGAACGCGTTGTTCGCCTGGAACGGCAGGCCGTAGCCGCCGATCGGTCCAGCCGCGCCGAAATTGGTCGACGGAATTTCGGTGACGAAGCCGTTGACCGAGGAGAAGGTCTCGTTGCCGACGCCGATCGGGTAGCCGGTGCTGGCCATGAAGATCGGGGTGATCTTGAAGCCCTTGCGGGTCTTGTACGAGACGGCCGTGTCGACGTTGAACGGCGGCAGCGTGTTGGTGCGGTACACCTGGCTGGTGCCGGTCAAGAGCAACGAGGGGACGAGGCCCGGCAGCGAGTCGGACGCGTATTGCGCGTTCTGACCGCAGCAGGCCGGGGGAACGGTGGTGAACTCGCTCAGGTAGTTCGCGGTCAGGTAGCCGCCCCAGCCGTACGGCCGGTCCGGCGCCGTGATGTTGAACTCCATGCCGAACGCCTTCTCGATGCCGTCCGGACGGACGTTGAAGACGGAGCCCGAGACGATACCGGTCGCCGGGTCCGGGGGACCCGTCGAGAGCAGCACGTCCTCGTAGACGTTGAAGCCGCGGCGCCACCACCCGGTGAGCTTGGTGCCCCAGCCCGTCAGGAAGCCCTTCGTGAACTGGTGGCTGTACTCGACGTCGTAGTTGCTGAACGTTTCTTGCGCGGTGCCGCCGTAGTCCGGCGCGTCGCCGAGCTGATCCCACGCCCAGAACAACTGCTGCGCGTAGTTCGCGCAGGGGAAGAAGTAGCCCGCATACGGGGCCGAGGTCGCGATGCCGGGGTTCAGCTTCGCGCCGGGCACGTTGGGCGTGTTGTTGAAGCCGGATCCGCAGGTCGGACTCGTCGTCTGGTCACCCAGCGGCGCGAGCTGATTGAGGATCGGATTCACGTCCGAGATGTTGAACGGCGTACCGCCGGTCTGACCGTACGCGAACTCGACCGAACGGCCGTACGAGGCGCGCAGCGCGTCGTTCGGCGTGAGGTCGTACACCGCGGCGAAACGCGGCTGGATGATGTGCGGCTGCAGGAAGCCCGCGCCGAGCTGCGGCGTGCCCAGGTCGGACGGGTTGTAATCGGCTTCCGCACCGGCGTAGGGGTTGGCGCCCCACTTGTAGTTCGCGATGTCCTCGCGCAGACCGTAGTCGAGCTTCAGCTTCGGCGTGACGGTCCACTGGTCGCGGATGCCGATGCCGTAGTTCTGGAAGTCCGACCCGTGGTAGTCGATGCCGAACAGCGGGATCTGCACCGGAACGCCACCGTCGTGGTCGTAGATGTAGCAGCCGCCCGCGGTCGGGCAGACGCCGCCCACCGGAACCTGGAAGTCGGCGTACGACGGCATTCCGCCCACGCCGTAGATCGCGTCCTGGTCCAGGTACAGCAGCAACGCGCTGTAGGTCGGCTCTTCGGCCGTCCAGCGCGGGTGGTCGTTCTCCAAACGCGTCGCCAGCGTCACCAGGTGATTGGTTCCGAACTGGTGGCTGAGGTTGAGGTCGAAGCCCGCGCGCGAGCCGCCGATGTCCT
This region includes:
- a CDS encoding YajQ family cyclic di-GMP-binding protein; the encoded protein is MPSDSSFDVVSRVDEQELDNALNQARKEIAGRFDFKNSIASIEEANGTITLLADDALKLKNVWDIVQSKAVKRGIDLKAFEVKEPENASGGALRQKVVVRAGIPKDKSKALIEAIKAAKLKVQAQYQDEQIRVSAKSKDDLQKVIQLLKGLDYELPLQFVNYR
- a CDS encoding TonB-dependent receptor, with amino-acid sequence MSKAQATLRRLASALIVATFVLGSFLSMRAPALAVGGQTGTLTGIVVNDQHEPVTDATVTAASPSGSYHARTDAKGFFSLLGLPADTYTVSIERVGYQTQTVTGVTILGDQNQNLNTITMSRRVIGRVSVHSPNSAFQPSQTIDQTTLSGQRIAQALGTATNTDERQLLLAAPGVQEDSSGSIAIRGSQGTEIGYQLDGVNYTAPFFDANGGAGLFRTGGYLNGFASGTGGSVQVISGAGDATQGNIGAGVINIIPPRGTYPAGGIASYTFGNPYRNGQYDLDYGIATRNGSISNYLAIDMDDYAPLYAPFGASAASLGEYGGPSAINHSDFLDNLIVRFGKNQNQSVQILYRDTVEDVYGDYGALVPYYNANPIQEANFTQFGFDSSLFAPLPYGSQATTPASPTIYQSSNTHFFKLGYTNALNSTTFLTADWFNWAQDQITNQADTGAFADTPLYEDIGGSRAGFDLNLSHQFGTNHLVTLATRLENDHPRWTAEEPTYSALLLYLDQDAIYGVGGMPSYADFQVPVGGVCPTAGGCYIYDHDGGVPVQIPLFGIDYHGSDFQNYGIGIRDQWTVTPKLKLDYGLREDIANYKWGANPYAGAEADYNPSDLGTPQLGAGFLQPHIIQPRFAAVYDLTPNDALRASYGRSVEFAYGQTGGTPFNISDVNPILNQLAPLGDQTTSPTCGSGFNNTPNVPGAKLNPGIATSAPYAGYFFPCANYAQQLFWAWDQLGDAPDYGGTAQETFSNYDVEYSHQFTKGFLTGWGTKLTGWWRRGFNVYEDVLLSTGPPDPATGIVSGSVFNVRPDGIEKAFGMEFNITAPDRPYGWGGYLTANYLSEFTTVPPACCGQNAQYASDSLPGLVPSLLLTGTSQVYRTNTLPPFNVDTAVSYKTRKGFKITPIFMASTGYPIGVGNETFSSVNGFVTEIPSTNFGAAGPIGGYGLPFQANNAFSYVDPSNPGSYLHPNIAATRGYNGAPLPGGALSNPTDTLNLDLEYNMGQDQRTTIGVYIANVTNNHYGIPYDNPKYQAVATGVAGPQTGQNITDSNPASPFYSYYEAGVRDEGYYNGGPNGAFLLPYNAGINFNFYVQRKF
- a CDS encoding RodZ domain-containing protein: MPALGERFRSAREARGLSLSDVAEQIHIRSVYLHAIETEDWPAIGAPVYVRGFIRTYARFLGLDAEAAVAEFNETAPSERPATAPVVTAERERSGLSPWAIGGILVALLLVGFVAFEYFSYTQNGPSDVAQATAAPQPQGTASGSQAGTAPDAASSASPSPAPTVSPTPAPKHQLALHVTEPSWVRVTVDGTTVVEGTLPAGTAKSFTGHVADVRIGNAGGVRLVVDGRTLPPLGKSGDVVEQRYTL
- the mnmA gene encoding tRNA 2-thiouridine(34) synthase MnmA encodes the protein MTERVRVVAAMSGGVDSAVAAGLLVEAGFDVLGVTMKMYAPTKPAHAKSCCGADDFDDARRSAAALGIPHYVLDFEEAFRRGVVERFARDYAAGRTPNPCVSCNNEVKLGTLRAYADRLGARYVATGHYARLEHGTDGPHLYRSASAKDQAYALAQLTPAQLGSLLLPLGEATKEQTRAHAARLGLPVAEKTESQDICFVEGGDYRDVLARLAPQTARPGVVVTSDGAVVGAHAGIGGYTVGQRRGLPAGEGPRYVTRVDAATNTIVIGREDELGVDGLIADELNLIRPERFAGGAADVLAMTRYRARPAAARATVAGDGTLRLAFLEPQRAVSPGQLVALLDLGGDEVLGAATIRSTT
- the rimO gene encoding 30S ribosomal protein S12 methylthiotransferase RimO — translated: MSALAEKTPTVSFVSLGCAKNLVDSEVMIAKLGAAGWSLVPDADEADAVVINTCAFIDPAKAESTETILEHAERKRAGQQLIVAGCLSQRFGDELQSLIPEIDGVIGTGAYASIVDLLDDARAGRKPVRLGFEAEPEHDFLPRLITTPSATAYLKIAEGCDHPCTFCIIPQLRGGFRSRSEESILAEARALAASGTKELILIAQDTSMWGRDRGWRRGGLAHLLHRLHEIDGLVWIRLLYLYPATVDSELIDAMASLPKVCTYMDMPLQHVSPAVLRGMLRPANGERYLEIVEDFRRRVPGITMRSTFIVGFPGETEEHVAELESWIERAALDRVGFFTYSREDGTPGAQLGGQVAEREKRRRLLRLRDAQRRASERARAARLGQVVPVLVEERRTLRRTDPLAVGLRTQSVLVGRSMGEAPGVDGVIAFAGEAEPGTFVDVRLDGNTAFDFYGTLVPAAVAAR